In Acidimicrobiia bacterium, a single window of DNA contains:
- a CDS encoding MBL fold metallo-hydrolase, which translates to MPTIRPLTRRVFLRRFGTTSLAIAVLGLGACSDSGETATTGDPTTTDQPLEPPTTQLPVASTAPDAPTTEAVRYRRVNLGFVSAYILIRAGSAAIVDTGVAGSAPDIEDGLTAVGLGWEDVEHLILTHRHNDHIGSAEAVLTAAASATSYAGEADISQIPTSRPIVAVGDGDEVFGLQIIHTPGHTDGHISVLDPAGGVLVAGDALNGAAGGVTGANPDFSSDMVTANETVRKLAGLTFDTVLFGHGEPVEGGAGTLVAALAAGL; encoded by the coding sequence GTGCCCACCATCCGACCGCTCACCCGCCGGGTGTTTCTTCGCCGGTTCGGGACGACGTCACTCGCCATCGCAGTACTGGGTCTCGGCGCCTGTTCAGATTCCGGAGAGACCGCCACCACCGGCGACCCGACGACGACAGACCAACCTCTTGAGCCGCCGACGACGCAACTGCCCGTCGCGTCGACGGCACCGGATGCTCCCACCACAGAGGCCGTCCGTTACCGGCGGGTGAACCTCGGTTTCGTCTCGGCCTACATCCTGATTCGCGCCGGATCGGCCGCCATCGTCGATACCGGTGTCGCCGGGAGCGCACCCGATATCGAAGATGGACTCACCGCCGTCGGGCTCGGCTGGGAAGACGTCGAGCATCTGATTCTCACCCACCGCCACAACGATCACATCGGCAGCGCCGAGGCGGTTCTGACGGCCGCGGCCTCCGCCACGTCCTATGCGGGTGAAGCGGACATCTCACAGATCCCGACGTCCCGGCCGATCGTTGCCGTCGGCGACGGTGACGAGGTGTTCGGTCTGCAGATCATCCACACGCCCGGCCACACCGATGGACACATCTCGGTCCTCGACCCGGCCGGCGGGGTGCTGGTTGCCGGGGATGCCCTCAACGGAGCGGCCGGCGGCGTGACCGGCGCCAATCCGGACTTCTCCTCAGACATGGTGACAGCCAACGAAACGGTCAGAAAGCTGGCCGGACTCACGTTCGATACGGTGCTGTTCGGGCACGGTGAGCCGGTCGAGGGCGGAGCCGGAACGCTGGTCGCCGCACTCGCCGCCGGGTTGTAA